The following coding sequences are from one Phycisphaeraceae bacterium window:
- the tadA gene encoding Flp pilus assembly complex ATPase component TadA yields the protein MAHQTDQLTVLTLASSGSPLFLVSFWKPVIILLVFVPWAWVITKVYDKHAARFFLPRRQWNLGHLIAGTLALGVLLAMPIRGELSFWIGLLAMIAILAADLVIYAVVANKDERVPERFHIKLNMASLGDSKASKAAAKAQAKVQLVVRSPDEKGKFTRTVPAPQPETPEFEVRVASEEVYTKAMLARAAQIDIGPTGKEGVYGVALLVDGVRQALEGGGTMPAAQAVKIMDFWKAAAGLDVSDRRRRLQGNVQIELAGGKKVVRVTSLGVQGGMRVSMLIDPEGSVLRKPTDLGLLEVQQAELKAIAEEAKGVVLVGTPPDGGRTTIGYSLLQLHDAYTMNVQTLESDAQASLEGVRVNKFEPEKEGAEFSTLVRSVLRRDPQVVLVAEVPDAATAKEINKADLERTRVYVGVKADSASAAIESWLKSVGEVKTGANALHGVIVGKLIRKLCPNCKAAYPPPADMLKKLGLPADKVKQLFKKGGQVLVKNKPEICPMCQGGGYFGQEGIFEVFAIGPDERAMVAAGDLNGLRAAMRKKQQPTIQQAAIRKAIDGVTSVEEVMRVTAPAASPAAPAVAAAKPAGGAA from the coding sequence ATGGCGCACCAAACCGATCAACTCACGGTGCTCACGCTGGCTTCCAGCGGCAGCCCGCTGTTCCTCGTCTCGTTCTGGAAGCCGGTCATCATCCTGCTGGTGTTCGTGCCGTGGGCCTGGGTGATCACCAAGGTCTACGACAAGCACGCGGCCAGGTTCTTCCTGCCGCGCCGCCAGTGGAACCTGGGGCACCTGATCGCTGGAACGCTGGCCTTGGGCGTGCTGCTGGCGATGCCGATCCGCGGCGAGTTGTCGTTCTGGATCGGCCTGCTGGCGATGATCGCCATCCTCGCCGCTGACCTGGTCATCTACGCGGTCGTCGCCAACAAGGACGAGCGCGTTCCTGAGCGGTTCCACATCAAGCTGAACATGGCGTCGCTTGGCGATTCTAAGGCCTCCAAGGCCGCGGCGAAGGCGCAGGCGAAGGTGCAGCTCGTGGTTCGGTCGCCCGACGAGAAGGGGAAGTTCACCCGCACGGTTCCCGCGCCGCAGCCCGAGACGCCGGAGTTCGAGGTGCGGGTCGCTTCCGAAGAGGTATACACCAAGGCGATGCTTGCTCGCGCGGCCCAGATCGACATCGGGCCAACCGGGAAGGAAGGGGTCTACGGCGTTGCGCTGCTGGTCGACGGCGTGCGGCAGGCGCTCGAAGGTGGTGGGACGATGCCCGCAGCGCAGGCCGTCAAGATCATGGACTTCTGGAAAGCGGCCGCGGGATTGGATGTTTCCGACCGCCGCCGTCGCCTGCAGGGCAATGTGCAGATCGAGTTGGCGGGTGGGAAGAAGGTCGTGCGCGTAACGAGCCTTGGGGTGCAGGGAGGGATGCGGGTTTCGATGCTGATCGACCCCGAGGGGTCGGTGCTCCGCAAGCCGACGGATCTTGGCCTCCTTGAGGTTCAGCAGGCCGAACTCAAGGCGATCGCGGAGGAGGCCAAGGGCGTCGTCCTTGTCGGAACGCCGCCGGACGGTGGTCGCACGACGATCGGCTACTCGCTCTTGCAGTTGCACGACGCGTACACCATGAACGTCCAGACGCTCGAGTCCGACGCGCAGGCGTCGCTCGAGGGCGTGCGGGTGAACAAGTTTGAGCCTGAGAAAGAGGGCGCCGAGTTCAGCACGCTGGTCCGCTCCGTGCTCCGCCGCGATCCCCAGGTGGTCCTGGTGGCCGAGGTCCCCGACGCGGCCACCGCGAAAGAGATCAACAAGGCGGATCTCGAGCGCACGCGGGTGTACGTCGGCGTGAAGGCCGACTCGGCGTCCGCGGCCATTGAGTCCTGGCTCAAGAGTGTCGGCGAGGTGAAGACCGGGGCGAACGCGCTCCACGGCGTGATCGTCGGCAAGCTCATCCGCAAGCTCTGCCCGAACTGCAAGGCCGCCTACCCGCCGCCCGCGGACATGCTCAAGAAGCTCGGACTCCCGGCGGACAAGGTGAAGCAGTTGTTCAAGAAGGGCGGGCAGGTACTCGTCAAGAACAAGCCGGAGATCTGCCCGATGTGCCAGGGCGGGGGGTACTTCGGACAGGAGGGCATCTTCGAGGTGTTCGCCATCGGGCCCGACGAACGGGCCATGGTCGCCGCCGGCGACCTGAACGGGCTCCGGGCCGCGATGCGGAAGAAGCAGCAGCCGACGATCCAGCAGGCCGCGATCCGAAAGGCGATCGACGGCGTAACGAGCGTTGAGGAAGTGATGCGGGTGACCGCGCCCGCCGCGTCCCCGGCAGCGCCGGCGGTGGCGGCAGCAAAGCCCGCTGGCGGCGCGGCCTAG
- a CDS encoding PilT/PilU family type 4a pilus ATPase, which translates to MSLDSDSTSAPVAGHVTLDPDKKHDPHATRFGKFLQTCIKLSASDLIMKTGQSPKVRLRGALKALDTPPVQGDEFIEIAKHILTEEQFKDLHHYGSVDFAYDYDEKNRFRVNLFQARGKLSVAARLITSNIRRFEDLYLPEIMGEIAMQPQGIVLLCGVTGSGKSTTIAAMLDYVNERKPVHIVTIEDPIEYIFTDKKATINQREIGIDVLDFKIALRALVRENPDIVLVGEMRDKETFEAALHAAETGHLVYGTIHASSTTQTFSRIYGLFESEEVDQVRRILGYQMRAFVYQKLLPTLHEKIHRIPGLEILINDAVVRKHIIEAREGELREYLNSIEAQQRGMKDFNQSLVELVEGEYIHMRTALEATPNPDELTMRLKKLG; encoded by the coding sequence ATGAGCCTGGACTCGGATTCGACATCGGCGCCGGTAGCGGGACACGTTACCCTCGACCCCGATAAGAAACATGACCCGCACGCGACGCGGTTCGGCAAGTTCCTTCAGACGTGCATCAAGCTCTCGGCGTCCGATCTGATCATGAAGACGGGGCAGTCGCCGAAGGTGCGGCTGCGCGGCGCCCTCAAGGCGCTGGACACGCCCCCGGTCCAGGGTGACGAGTTCATCGAGATCGCCAAGCACATCCTCACCGAGGAGCAGTTCAAGGACCTGCACCACTACGGCTCGGTGGACTTCGCCTACGACTACGACGAGAAGAACCGGTTCCGCGTCAACCTCTTCCAGGCCCGCGGCAAGCTCTCGGTGGCGGCCCGCCTCATCACCAGCAACATCCGCCGTTTCGAGGACCTTTACCTCCCCGAGATCATGGGCGAGATCGCGATGCAGCCGCAGGGCATTGTCCTCCTGTGCGGGGTGACCGGCTCGGGTAAGTCGACGACGATCGCGGCGATGCTCGATTACGTGAACGAGCGGAAGCCCGTGCACATCGTGACCATCGAGGATCCGATCGAGTACATCTTCACGGACAAGAAGGCGACCATCAACCAGCGCGAAATCGGGATCGACGTGCTGGACTTCAAGATCGCCCTCCGCGCCCTTGTGCGAGAGAACCCGGACATCGTGCTGGTCGGCGAGATGCGCGACAAGGAGACGTTCGAGGCCGCGCTGCACGCCGCCGAGACCGGCCACTTGGTCTACGGCACCATCCACGCGTCGAGCACCACGCAGACGTTCAGCCGCATTTACGGCCTCTTCGAGTCCGAGGAGGTCGATCAGGTCCGCCGCATCCTCGGGTACCAGATGCGGGCGTTCGTCTACCAGAAGCTCCTCCCGACCCTCCACGAGAAGATCCACCGCATCCCCGGGCTGGAGATCCTCATCAACGACGCGGTGGTCCGCAAGCACATCATCGAGGCCCGCGAAGGCGAGCTGCGCGAGTACCTCAACAGCATCGAGGCCCAGCAACGCGGCATGAAGGACTTCAACCAGTCCCTGGTCGAGCTGGTCGAGGGCGAGTACATCCACATGCGCACCGCCCTGGAGGCGACCCCGAACCCCGACGAACTCACCATGCGGCTCAAGAAGCTGGGGTAG
- a CDS encoding ABC transporter permease, which translates to MTFLFEMMKLGLGNLRRHKLRSILTALGIILGVGAVITTVSVGEGSKRQALDQLERLGAKNVIIRSQKPPESQQMGGGQQQQSFVAKYGLTRDDLKNLRQSFPDAENIVPLKAVGSQILRQDRRKTSQSFGTTPELKEVANLRVARGRYLTQEDLEERSMVAVVGAEVAKEFFPFDDPLGNSIRIDDKIVRIIGILAPVGLSGGAGAALVGRDLNLDIHLPITTCDSVFGDTIFRRESGSRNISKVEVSEIYLVAPEREEVLGYAELTKRLMAVRHDNLKDIGIIVPYELLENAKRTALQAQIMLAAIAGISLLVGGIGIMNIMLASVTERTREIGIRRALGATRSHIVWQFLIETGVLSAIGGLIGVVLGVGFSRVLTWGVPKLPGVWWIGRYVSADAALPTHVTLWSILVAFLVAAATGLVFGIYPALKAAKQDPIVALRHD; encoded by the coding sequence TTGACGTTTCTGTTCGAGATGATGAAGCTGGGGCTGGGGAACCTGCGGCGGCACAAGCTGCGCTCCATCCTTACCGCGCTCGGGATCATTCTCGGTGTCGGGGCCGTGATCACGACAGTGAGCGTGGGAGAAGGATCGAAGCGGCAAGCTCTTGACCAACTCGAGCGGCTCGGAGCCAAGAACGTCATCATCCGCTCGCAGAAGCCCCCCGAGAGCCAGCAGATGGGCGGGGGCCAGCAGCAGCAGTCGTTCGTGGCGAAGTACGGGCTGACCCGCGACGACCTCAAGAACCTGCGTCAGAGTTTTCCGGATGCGGAGAACATCGTGCCGCTCAAGGCCGTGGGATCGCAGATCCTGCGGCAGGACCGGCGAAAGACGAGCCAGTCGTTCGGGACGACGCCGGAACTGAAGGAGGTGGCGAATCTCCGAGTGGCCCGCGGGCGCTACCTGACGCAGGAGGACCTCGAGGAGCGGTCGATGGTCGCGGTGGTGGGGGCGGAGGTGGCGAAAGAGTTCTTCCCGTTCGACGACCCGCTGGGAAACTCGATCCGGATCGATGACAAGATCGTACGGATCATCGGGATCCTCGCGCCCGTCGGGCTCTCGGGCGGTGCGGGGGCCGCCTTAGTGGGGCGGGACCTGAACCTGGACATCCACCTGCCGATCACGACCTGCGACTCCGTCTTCGGGGACACCATCTTCCGGCGGGAGAGCGGGTCCAGGAACATCAGCAAGGTGGAGGTGTCGGAGATCTACCTTGTCGCTCCCGAGCGGGAGGAGGTGCTTGGCTATGCGGAGCTCACCAAGCGTCTCATGGCCGTCCGGCACGACAACCTCAAGGACATCGGGATCATCGTCCCGTACGAACTGCTGGAGAACGCCAAGCGGACGGCCCTGCAGGCCCAGATCATGCTCGCGGCGATCGCCGGGATCTCGCTGTTGGTCGGCGGGATCGGGATCATGAACATCATGCTGGCATCAGTGACGGAGCGGACACGCGAGATCGGCATCCGGCGGGCCCTTGGGGCGACACGGTCGCACATCGTCTGGCAGTTCCTGATCGAGACTGGTGTGCTGAGCGCCATTGGTGGCCTGATCGGCGTTGTGCTCGGTGTGGGGTTCAGCAGGGTGCTGACCTGGGGGGTGCCGAAGTTGCCCGGCGTCTGGTGGATCGGGCGGTATGTCTCGGCGGATGCGGCGCTGCCGACCCACGTGACACTCTGGTCGATCCTGGTGGCGTTCTTGGTCGCCGCGGCGACGGGACTGGTCTTTGGGATCTACCCCGCGTTGAAGGCGGCCAAGCAGGATCCAATCGTGGCGTTGCGCCACGACTAA
- a CDS encoding zf-HC2 domain-containing protein — MTTSGTNRSEPSECDHVELVLADVVSGELKGAEMERVERHVASCDACRERIEGLRGALSVVSGGTASADEAGVRTASVQLPGAAGGLVSQPRRVGWRGVLAAAAVIAVSFGLGYVARGPGTPGRAVGPKDATSGEVLADRYARLARERPEASGMSLALLTIARR, encoded by the coding sequence ATGACGACCAGTGGTACGAACCGGAGCGAGCCATCGGAGTGTGATCATGTCGAGCTGGTGCTTGCCGATGTGGTCAGCGGCGAACTCAAGGGCGCGGAGATGGAGCGTGTGGAGCGGCACGTGGCGTCGTGCGATGCCTGCCGGGAGAGGATAGAGGGACTGCGCGGGGCGCTGAGCGTTGTGTCTGGCGGCACGGCTTCGGCGGACGAGGCTGGCGTGCGGACGGCCAGCGTTCAGCTTCCAGGGGCCGCAGGCGGACTTGTATCGCAACCGCGCCGGGTTGGCTGGCGTGGGGTGCTGGCCGCCGCCGCGGTGATCGCGGTCAGTTTCGGGCTTGGCTACGTCGCCCGCGGCCCAGGCACTCCAGGGCGGGCGGTGGGTCCGAAGGATGCGACGTCCGGGGAAGTGCTCGCGGACCGGTATGCAAGGCTTGCCCGCGAGCGGCCGGAGGCGTCGGGGATGTCCCTGGCGCTGCTGACCATTGCCAGGAGGTAG
- a CDS encoding sigma-70 family RNA polymerase sigma factor, whose product MSMPPAITAAINAALAATAQCGAPLDHEACFLAHRGTVYRWATALGVDHHGALECVQETFFRLVRTNPRFPSAAAQTAWLRRVCANIAADRGRARTRGPRHLGAVAEPADERGGRDHEAESAVAQAVDRLSEMQRLVLLCKVCDQMTFAQVAEELQIAVPTAKTHYIRALDAVRAQMAGRIERPQRQGARP is encoded by the coding sequence GTGAGCATGCCACCGGCCATCACCGCGGCGATCAACGCGGCCCTCGCCGCGACCGCGCAATGCGGCGCGCCTCTCGACCACGAGGCATGCTTTCTCGCGCACCGTGGAACCGTCTATCGATGGGCGACGGCGCTCGGCGTCGACCATCACGGCGCCCTTGAGTGCGTTCAGGAGACATTCTTCAGGCTGGTGCGAACAAACCCGCGGTTCCCGAGTGCGGCCGCGCAGACGGCGTGGCTGCGACGCGTGTGCGCGAATATCGCGGCGGACCGCGGGAGAGCGCGGACCCGCGGCCCTCGGCATCTCGGTGCGGTTGCGGAGCCGGCCGATGAGCGAGGCGGCCGCGATCACGAAGCGGAGAGCGCCGTGGCGCAAGCGGTGGATCGATTGTCCGAGATGCAGCGGCTGGTGCTCCTGTGCAAGGTGTGCGACCAGATGACGTTTGCGCAGGTTGCCGAGGAGCTGCAGATCGCGGTTCCAACGGCGAAGACGCACTACATCAGGGCACTCGATGCCGTTCGGGCCCAGATGGCGGGGCGGATTGAACGGCCACAACGACAAGGAGCCAGACCATGA
- the uvrA gene encoding excinuclease ABC subunit UvrA: MAKGRAATGGPAPVVVDAGSGNGSPRARTGRGPGGSGGGTEAGRCIRVRGAKEHNLKNIDVDIPRDKLVVITGLSGSGKSSLAFDTIFAEGQRKYMESLSAYARQFLDQLKKPDVDDIEGLPPTIAIEQRSGVSNPRSTVATSTEIYDYLRLLLARCGHACCWAATKTGKDGSVLARCGLPIEATSATQIVDAIVDMGRGAKGSEPVRLMILAPVVRGKKGHHAEVPERMQKGGWARLRVNGAVVDIRDAIKAGGENPLGLGRYERHDIDVVVDRIALGAEVEAEQRQRVAESVESALRLAEGSVIVSVEEQAGAGGARWADRVFSSRFACAVHPECALEEIEPRLFSFNSPHGACPECHGLGMIVEFDESLVIPDESKSLADGAVVPWKVPPPMGRVYRKRLRQFGAAFGIDLGDPVSELPKWARRILFYGTTAEEAKKHKATFEGVSTGLRRWYEKTESSFIKEWLGQYMEEKQCPTCLGDRLRIEALHVLLHSTHRADTAKAFSGSVIGRGRSRDDGSAINIAELSRLTITDARGFMEGLVLGEEQSRIAEPIVREVLSRLGFLESVGLEYLSLDRKTGTLSGGEAQRIRLATQVGSKLVGACYVLDEPTIGLHQRDNARLIRTLRHLADIGNSVLVVEHDEEMIRSADHVVDIGPGPGVHGGRIVGQGTLAEIIEAGRGGGASLTGKYLSGVLSIPAPGAAARRKVDEKNAIVVKGARQNNLKAVDAAFPLGGLVCVTGVSGSGKSTLVNDILLLAAKKHLGAQSGMTRAQVAAAARLRPGEHARITGLNRIDRVIEVDQSPIGRTPRSNPATYTGIFDDIRRIYAQTKEAKIRGYKPGRFSFNVSADRGDDAGGGGGRCEACEGQGMKKIEMHFLPDVYVECEVCRGSRYNKETLEVHYRGKSIADVLGMTVDEACGFFENHPVILRFVRCLKDVGLGYIALGQPSTTLSGGEAQRVKLATELGKGSGTEARNGAHSLYVLDEPTTGLHFDDVHKLIGVFNRLADSGNTLVVIEHNLDVVKCADWIIDMGPEGGDKGGTIVAAGPPEAVAAVKASYTGRYLKDMLGGSGHQPNRK, encoded by the coding sequence GTGGCGAAGGGACGAGCGGCGACGGGCGGGCCAGCACCGGTGGTGGTGGATGCGGGGTCGGGCAATGGGTCCCCCCGGGCCCGAACGGGCCGGGGCCCGGGTGGGAGCGGTGGAGGAACGGAGGCGGGGCGGTGCATTCGCGTCCGCGGCGCCAAGGAGCACAACCTCAAGAACATCGACGTCGATATCCCGCGCGACAAACTGGTCGTGATCACGGGTCTGTCGGGGAGCGGGAAGAGCAGCCTCGCGTTCGACACGATCTTCGCGGAGGGGCAGCGGAAGTACATGGAGTCGCTGTCGGCGTACGCCCGGCAGTTCCTGGATCAACTCAAGAAGCCCGATGTCGACGACATCGAGGGGCTGCCCCCGACGATCGCGATCGAGCAGCGGTCGGGCGTGAGCAACCCGCGATCGACGGTGGCCACGAGCACGGAGATCTACGACTACCTGCGCCTGCTGCTGGCGCGGTGCGGGCACGCCTGCTGCTGGGCGGCGACAAAGACGGGCAAGGACGGGAGCGTGCTGGCGCGGTGCGGCCTGCCGATCGAGGCGACGAGCGCCACGCAGATCGTCGACGCGATCGTGGACATGGGGCGGGGCGCGAAGGGCTCCGAGCCGGTCCGGCTGATGATCCTGGCGCCGGTGGTGCGCGGCAAGAAGGGGCACCACGCGGAGGTGCCCGAGCGGATGCAGAAGGGGGGCTGGGCGCGGCTGCGGGTGAACGGCGCGGTGGTCGACATCCGCGACGCGATCAAGGCCGGCGGGGAGAACCCGCTGGGGCTGGGGCGGTACGAGCGGCACGACATCGACGTGGTGGTCGACCGCATCGCGCTGGGGGCGGAGGTCGAGGCGGAGCAGCGGCAGCGGGTGGCCGAGTCGGTGGAGTCGGCGCTGCGGCTGGCGGAGGGCTCGGTCATCGTGTCGGTGGAGGAGCAGGCGGGCGCGGGTGGCGCCCGCTGGGCCGACCGGGTGTTCTCGAGCCGCTTCGCGTGCGCCGTGCACCCCGAGTGCGCGCTCGAGGAGATCGAGCCGAGGCTGTTCTCGTTCAACTCGCCGCACGGCGCGTGCCCGGAGTGCCACGGGCTGGGGATGATCGTCGAGTTCGACGAGTCGCTGGTGATCCCGGATGAGAGCAAGAGCCTCGCGGACGGCGCGGTCGTGCCGTGGAAGGTCCCGCCGCCGATGGGGCGGGTGTACCGGAAGCGGCTGAGGCAGTTCGGCGCCGCGTTCGGGATCGATCTCGGCGATCCGGTGTCGGAGCTGCCCAAGTGGGCGCGGCGCATCCTGTTCTACGGGACAACCGCCGAGGAGGCCAAGAAGCACAAGGCGACGTTCGAGGGCGTGTCCACCGGTCTGCGGCGCTGGTACGAGAAGACGGAGTCGTCGTTCATCAAGGAGTGGCTCGGGCAGTACATGGAGGAGAAGCAGTGCCCGACCTGCCTGGGCGACCGGCTCCGGATCGAGGCGCTGCACGTGCTGCTGCACTCGACCCACCGGGCGGATACGGCCAAGGCGTTTTCCGGCTCGGTGATCGGCCGCGGACGATCGAGGGACGACGGCTCGGCGATCAACATCGCGGAGTTGAGCCGGCTGACGATCACGGATGCGAGGGGGTTCATGGAGGGGCTCGTCCTGGGGGAGGAGCAGAGCCGGATCGCCGAGCCGATCGTGCGCGAGGTGCTCAGCAGGCTCGGGTTCCTGGAGAGCGTGGGGCTGGAGTACCTGTCGCTGGACCGGAAGACCGGGACGCTCTCGGGCGGCGAGGCGCAGCGGATCCGCCTCGCGACGCAAGTGGGGAGCAAGCTCGTCGGCGCCTGCTACGTGCTCGACGAGCCGACCATCGGGCTCCACCAGCGGGACAACGCCCGGCTCATCCGCACGCTGCGCCACCTGGCGGACATCGGCAACTCCGTGCTCGTAGTGGAGCACGACGAGGAGATGATCCGCTCGGCGGACCACGTCGTGGACATCGGGCCGGGCCCCGGCGTGCACGGCGGGAGGATCGTCGGTCAGGGGACGCTGGCGGAGATCATCGAGGCTGGCCGCGGGGGCGGGGCCTCGCTGACGGGAAAGTACCTCTCGGGCGTGCTGTCGATCCCGGCGCCCGGCGCCGCGGCGAGACGGAAGGTTGACGAGAAGAACGCCATCGTGGTGAAGGGGGCGAGGCAGAACAACCTCAAGGCCGTGGACGCCGCGTTCCCGCTCGGCGGGCTCGTGTGTGTGACCGGGGTCTCGGGGTCCGGCAAGAGCACGCTGGTGAACGACATCTTGCTGCTGGCCGCGAAGAAGCACCTGGGGGCCCAGAGCGGCATGACCCGGGCGCAGGTTGCCGCGGCGGCGCGGCTGCGACCCGGCGAGCACGCGAGGATCACGGGACTGAACCGGATCGATCGGGTCATCGAGGTCGACCAGAGCCCGATCGGCCGGACCCCTCGGAGCAACCCCGCGACCTATACGGGGATCTTCGACGACATCCGCAGGATCTACGCGCAGACGAAGGAGGCGAAGATCCGCGGGTACAAGCCGGGGCGGTTCTCGTTCAACGTCAGCGCCGACCGCGGGGACGACGCCGGCGGCGGCGGCGGGCGCTGCGAGGCGTGCGAGGGGCAGGGGATGAAGAAGATCGAGATGCACTTCCTGCCGGATGTGTACGTCGAGTGCGAGGTCTGCCGCGGGTCGAGGTACAACAAGGAAACGCTGGAGGTGCACTACCGCGGGAAGTCGATCGCGGACGTGCTGGGCATGACGGTCGACGAGGCGTGCGGATTCTTCGAGAACCACCCCGTGATCCTGCGGTTTGTGCGGTGCCTGAAGGACGTCGGCCTAGGGTACATCGCGCTGGGGCAGCCGAGCACGACGCTCTCCGGGGGCGAGGCGCAGCGGGTGAAACTGGCGACGGAGCTGGGCAAGGGCAGCGGCACGGAGGCGCGGAATGGGGCGCACTCTCTGTACGTGCTCGACGAGCCGACGACCGGTCTGCACTTCGACGATGTGCACAAGTTGATCGGCGTGTTCAATCGCCTTGCGGACTCGGGGAACACGCTCGTGGTGATTGAGCACAACCTGGACGTGGTCAAGTGCGCCGATTGGATCATCGACATGGGCCCCGAGGGGGGCGACAAGGGCGGGACGATCGTCGCCGCGGGGCCGCCGGAGGCGGTCGCGGCTGTGAAGGCGAGCTATACGGGCCGGTACCTGAAGGACATGCTGGGGGGATCCGGTCACCAGCCGAACCGGAAGTAG
- a CDS encoding excinuclease ABC subunit UvrB gives MPSESGRFEVVSEFEPTGDQPQAIEALASRLGGGAGCACLLGATGTGKTFTMAHTIARLNKPTLIVSHNKTLAAQLYEEMKELFPRNSVNYFVSYYDYYQPEAYIPQRDIYIEKDSSKNEELDQLRLAATSSILSRRDTVVVASVSCIFGLGSPEAYGEKVLTITRGSRINRREFLLALNSMQYNRAEVEFKRGTYRVRGDSVEVWPAYEKYAVRAELFGDEIERLDLINPTSGEVLAEESQFFLFPAVHHVMPETRMQAALAAIREELDARVMQLRHEGKLLEAQRLIARTKYDLELLEEVGMCPGIENYSRFMDGREPGERPFTLMDYFDYAPPATGAGRLMSSVERIRAAGGGSMGEAPLPPASRPNFRDWLLIIDESHVTMPQVRAMYNGDQQRKAVLVEHGFRLPSALDNRPLRFEEFESIVPQCLYVSATPGPYELDRCGGEVAEQVIRPTGLLDPVIEVRPAAGQVPDLVSRCKERVASGERVLVTALTKRLCEDLTNYLDQQGLKVRYLHSDIETLERVEILSDLRTGQFDVLVGVNLLREGLDLPEVSLVCILDADKEGFLRSPTSLIQQMGRAARNVNALVVMYADAVTPAMEAAIKETERRRVKQVAYNEANGITPRTIQKAIRRGLELQLKARRTARQAVSDTEEAFDIDELIRDMEGEMVEAAQSLDFERAANLRDKVKLLKQRREIESVRGGDGKVRRSEVEQEFAGRGAKRKAGMPGVKSGKRPGGKGGRRGGVS, from the coding sequence ATGCCGAGCGAGAGCGGACGATTCGAGGTGGTGAGCGAGTTCGAGCCGACGGGGGACCAGCCGCAGGCGATCGAGGCGTTGGCATCCCGGCTCGGGGGCGGGGCGGGGTGCGCGTGCCTGCTGGGGGCGACGGGGACGGGCAAGACCTTCACGATGGCGCACACGATCGCGCGGCTGAACAAGCCGACGCTGATCGTCAGCCACAACAAAACGCTCGCCGCGCAGCTCTACGAAGAGATGAAGGAGCTGTTTCCCCGCAACAGCGTGAACTACTTCGTCTCGTACTACGACTATTACCAGCCCGAGGCCTACATCCCCCAGCGTGACATCTACATCGAGAAGGACTCGTCGAAGAACGAGGAACTGGACCAGTTGCGGCTGGCGGCGACGAGCAGCATCCTGTCGCGGCGGGACACGGTGGTGGTGGCGAGCGTCTCGTGCATCTTCGGCCTGGGCTCGCCGGAGGCCTACGGCGAGAAGGTGCTGACCATCACCCGCGGTTCGCGGATCAACCGGCGGGAGTTCCTGCTCGCACTCAACAGCATGCAGTACAACCGGGCGGAGGTGGAGTTCAAGCGGGGCACGTACCGGGTGCGAGGGGACAGCGTGGAAGTGTGGCCCGCGTACGAGAAGTACGCTGTGCGGGCGGAGCTGTTCGGAGACGAGATCGAGCGGCTGGACCTGATCAACCCGACCAGCGGCGAGGTGCTCGCGGAGGAGTCGCAGTTCTTCCTGTTCCCGGCGGTGCACCACGTGATGCCGGAAACCAGGATGCAGGCGGCGCTTGCGGCCATCCGCGAGGAGCTGGACGCCCGGGTGATGCAGCTGCGGCACGAGGGGAAGCTGCTGGAAGCCCAGCGGCTCATCGCGAGGACCAAGTACGACCTGGAGCTGCTGGAAGAGGTCGGGATGTGCCCGGGGATCGAGAACTACTCGAGGTTCATGGACGGGCGGGAGCCGGGGGAGCGGCCGTTCACGCTGATGGACTACTTCGATTACGCGCCGCCCGCCACAGGGGCCGGGCGGTTGATGAGCAGCGTGGAGCGGATCCGCGCGGCGGGCGGGGGGAGCATGGGGGAGGCGCCGCTGCCGCCGGCCAGCAGGCCGAACTTCCGCGACTGGCTGCTGATCATCGATGAGTCGCACGTGACGATGCCGCAGGTACGGGCGATGTACAACGGCGACCAGCAGCGCAAGGCCGTGCTGGTGGAGCACGGGTTCCGCCTGCCGAGCGCGCTGGACAACCGGCCGCTGCGGTTCGAGGAGTTCGAGTCGATCGTGCCGCAGTGCCTGTACGTGAGCGCGACGCCGGGCCCGTACGAGCTGGACCGCTGCGGCGGCGAGGTGGCGGAGCAGGTGATCCGCCCGACCGGGCTGCTGGACCCGGTGATCGAGGTACGGCCCGCGGCGGGACAGGTGCCCGACCTGGTCTCGCGGTGCAAGGAGCGGGTGGCGAGCGGCGAGCGTGTGCTGGTGACGGCGCTGACCAAGCGGCTGTGCGAGGATCTGACGAACTACCTGGACCAGCAGGGGCTGAAGGTGCGGTACCTGCACAGCGACATCGAGACGCTCGAACGGGTGGAGATTCTCTCGGATCTTCGGACGGGGCAGTTTGACGTGCTGGTCGGCGTGAACTTGCTCCGTGAGGGGCTGGACCTGCCGGAGGTGTCGCTGGTGTGCATCCTGGACGCGGACAAGGAGGGCTTCCTGAGGAGCCCGACGAGCCTGATCCAGCAGATGGGGCGTGCGGCGAGGAACGTCAACGCGCTGGTGGTGATGTACGCCGACGCGGTGACGCCGGCGATGGAGGCTGCGATCAAGGAGACCGAGCGCCGCAGGGTGAAGCAGGTGGCGTACAACGAAGCGAACGGGATCACGCCGCGGACAATCCAGAAGGCGATCCGGCGCGGGCTTGAACTCCAGCTCAAGGCCCGGCGGACGGCGCGGCAGGCGGTCTCCGACACCGAGGAGGCGTTCGATATCGACGAGCTGATCCGGGACATGGAAGGGGAGATGGTGGAGGCGGCGCAGTCGCTGGACTTCGAGCGGGCCGCGAACCTGCGCGACAAGGTGAAACTGCTGAAGCAGCGGCGGGAGATCGAGAGCGTCCGCGGCGGGGATGGGAAGGTGCGGCGGTCGGAGGTGGAGCAGGAGTTCGCCGGCCGGGGAGCGAAGCGTAAGGCGGGGATGCCGGGGGTGAAGTCGGGCAAGAGACCGGGCGGGAAGGGTGGACGACGGGGAGGCGTGTCGTGA